GAGCCCGACCTACGCGCGCGAGATTCAGACGCCGGAAGGCGGCTTCGGTCTGGATGGAATTCTGCGCCACCGCAGCGATGCGCTCACCGGGATTCTGAACGGCGTCGATTACGAGGAGTGGAACCCGGAGACGGATCCCTTCCTGCCCGCGCATTATTCGGTGCATGACCTGTCAGGCAAACGGGTCTGCAAGAAGGCGCTTCTGGAGGAGTTCGGCCTTGATGCGCATAATCTGGAGCGTCCGCTGATCGGCATCGTCAGCCGCTTTGCGCCGCAGAAGGGCTTCGACCTGATTGCGGGCATCGGCCACTTCTTCGAGGAAACAGACGCGCAGCTGGTGGTGCTGGGCAGCGGCGAATGGCGCTACGTGCACCTGTTCGAGGAGTGGCACCGCTGGAAGCCGCGCCAGATCGCGGTCTGGGTGGGCTACAACAATCCGCTGGCGCACCGCATTGAAGCGGGCGCCGACATCTTCCTGATGCCCAGCCAGTACGAGCCCTGCGGTCTGAACCAGATCTACAGCCTGCGCTACGGCACCGTGCCCGTGGTGCGCGCCGTCGGCGGGCTGGATGATACGATTCAGGAAGACACCGGATTCAAGTTTCACGAATATTCGGTCGGCGCGCTGTACGATACGCTGCGCGTGGCCGTGGGCGCCTACCGCAACCGGGACGCCTGGACCGAACGGATGCGGCGCGGCATGTCGAAGGATTATTCGTGGGACGCGTCGGCGCGCCAGTATTCGGCCCTCTACTCCAGACTGCTGGGACGGGGCTGAATCCCGCGCGGCAGCCGGATCATCGAACGAGTTGGAGCAACAATACAATCCATGGCTGGACAAAACGTACTGGAATTGACGGACGGAAATTTTGACACCGAAGTTCTCAACAGCGATCTTCCCGTGCTTGTCGACTTCTGGGCCGAATGGTGCGCGCCCTGCCGGATGATCGCCCCCACGGTGGACGCGATCGCCGATGAATACTCGGGACGTCTGAAAGTGGGCAAGGTGAACGTCGACTACAACAGCCAGGTGGCCGCCCGCTACATGATCCGCGGCATCCCCACGCTGCTGCTTTTCCGCGGCGGCAAAGTGGTGGATCAGCGCGTGGGCGCGGTGGGCAAGGTCGAACTGGTCAAGATGATCGAGCCGCACCTCGGCTGATTCCGGGTTCCCCGTTCTGGCGCACAAGGGCGGCCGCGTTCCCGTCGGCCGCCCGCAGTGTCTCTGGCGTCAGGCGGCCTGACGCAGGACCTCAAGAAAGACCCGCGCTGCCGCTGTCAACACTTTCCGGCGGCGCTGCAGCACCCCCAGCGGCCGCGTCAGC
This DNA window, taken from Bryobacteraceae bacterium, encodes the following:
- the trxA gene encoding thioredoxin, with product MAGQNVLELTDGNFDTEVLNSDLPVLVDFWAEWCAPCRMIAPTVDAIADEYSGRLKVGKVNVDYNSQVAARYMIRGIPTLLLFRGGKVVDQRVGAVGKVELVKMIEPHLG
- the glgA2 gene encoding glycogen synthase 2 yields the protein MVASEAVPFAKSGGLADVVGALPAALQRQGEEVAVIMPRYRSIPWHETESAFDNMVVYAGATPYRVDLRTKVHRGVRFFFVEAPYFFDREGLYNHHGADFGDNHRRFAVLALAALGAAQTVFPCDILHCHDWQAALVPVYKMDQQHSNPLLAGTKTVLTIHNLGYQGRFHRTQFPDLGLNWGWFTPDKLEYYGDVNFLKGGIATADWLTTVSPTYAREIQTPEGGFGLDGILRHRSDALTGILNGVDYEEWNPETDPFLPAHYSVHDLSGKRVCKKALLEEFGLDAHNLERPLIGIVSRFAPQKGFDLIAGIGHFFEETDAQLVVLGSGEWRYVHLFEEWHRWKPRQIAVWVGYNNPLAHRIEAGADIFLMPSQYEPCGLNQIYSLRYGTVPVVRAVGGLDDTIQEDTGFKFHEYSVGALYDTLRVAVGAYRNRDAWTERMRRGMSKDYSWDASARQYSALYSRLLGRG